The Polynucleobacter sp. MWH-UH35A genomic interval CGCCTTACATTGGGCAATCAGCAGCTTGGGGTTGCTAACAATGAATAGTGGGGCGGCGATGACGGGCAAATTTCCATTTGCCAAATGTTTGCCTAGAACTTCTGGAAGAGGTTGATGGTTCATATGGTGTATTTAATTGGTATGTAAATTACTGCTTTGCTTTGTACCAAACTTGGGTACGTCCCAATAGTGGGACGCCTATATAACCGCGAACATCCATTTTTTTGCCATCTTCAGTCGCAATCTTGACGCGATAGATCTCACCTTCCTCTGGATCTAAAATTCTGCCATCCGACCAGACGCCTAGCTTGTCTCGCTTAAGATCGGTCATGATTTTCATACCGAGAATCGGTTTATCTTTGCGATCATCTTTGCAAAGTGTGCAATAGACCAAGGGTTTTTCATTGGGCTTGGGGAAAGTTTTAATGATGGTACCTTCAAGTTTGCCGTTCACTTCATCAATTTTGATTAAAGAGGATGGTTCATTCGTCTTGTCATCGATCGTCTTCCAAACGCCAACAGCTGGATCGGCGGCTTGAGCATACGCATTGCCTGTAAGAAGACCTAGAAAGCAGGCTGATAGCATGAATTGTTTTTTTAACATCCTGATGTCTCCTAATAAGCAATGATGTCGATTAATTCTGATAAATGTTATTTAACAACGCTCAAATATTCCAGCTGCGCCCATACCAGTGCCTACGCACATGGTGACCATCGCATGCTTCAGTTTGCGTCGCTGCAAAGCGTGGATGGCGGTAGCAGCGCGGATAGCGCCTGTAGCGCCCAAAGGATGCCCAAGGGCAATAGCACTTCCTAATGGGTTCACCTTGCTTTGATCTAAACCAAGATCTCGAATGACAGCTAAGGACTGTGCTGCAAATGCTTCGTTCAACTCGATCCAATCTAAATCCTGCAAATTGAGTCCAGCCAGTTTTAATGCAGCCGGAATCGCTTCTTTAGGTCCAATCCCCATAATTTCAGGAGGAACACCTTTTACTGCAAAGCTCACAAAGCGCGCCAAAGGAGTTAGCCCAAAAGTCTTAATGGCTTTTTCACTAGCGAGGATGAGTGTGCCAACACCATCTGAGGTTTGTGAGCTATTACCAGCGGTAACGCTACCCCTAGCTGCGAATGGCGACTTCAGTTTTGCCAGACCCTCAAGAGAAGTGTCAACCCGCGGGCCTTCGTCTTTAATAAACTCGCGCCACTGAACCTCTACTTCACCTTTATCTAAGTTCATAGAGCGTTGCGCTACTTTGACTGGGAAGATTTCGGAGTTAAATTCACCTGCTGCTTGAGCGGCCATAGCTTTTTGGTGCGAGTTAAACGCAAAGGCATCTTGATCCTCGCGACTAATCTTCCATTGCTGAGCAACTTTTTCTGCGGTTAGCCCCATGCCATAAGCAATCCCAATATTCTCATCACCCATAAAGATCTCAGGTGACATGGATGGGGAGTTGCCTCCCATCGGAACCATGCTCATCGACTCAACACCGCCAGCAATCATGACATCTGCTTCACCAACCCGAATGCGATCGGCTGCCATGGCAATGGCATTTAAACCTGATGAACAGAATCGATTGACGGTGATGCCGCCGACGGTATTAGGTAGCCCACCTAAAAGAAGTCCAATACGGGCAACATTTAAGCCTTGTTGAGCTTCTGGCATTGCACACCCAATAATGGCATCCTCAATTGCTTTGGGATCCAAAGTAGGAACTTGCGTTAAAACATGTTGTAAGGCGTTGCCCAGCAAATCATCGGGACGAGTATTTTTTAATGCACCTCGACCAGATCTGCCAACAGCACTGCGAGTGGCTGCTACGATATATGCGTCTTGAAGATTTTTCATATTGATGTCTCAGTAAATTAGTTGCGGACAGGCTTGCCGGTTTGGAGGATGCCCATAATTCGTTCCATCGATTTGGGGTGGCCAATGAGTTCAACAAAAGCTTGGCGCTCAAGTTTGAGGAGCCAGTCTTCGGTAACAAGAGTGCCTGCATCAACATCGCCACCAGTAATAATGTCAATGATTTTCTTGGCTATATGAGCATCGTGTTCTGAGATAAAACCACCATCACGCATATTGACTACTTGACCCATGACAGTTGCTGCAACAGAGCGGCCGCCAACCGGAATGAGTGTGGGGATAGGTGGCCTGTATCCAGAATAGCGCATAGCTTTCACCTGGTCTTGAGCCAAAGCGAGTAATTCATAGACGTTTGGAACAATGATGTCGCCTTTTTGCAAGTAAGCCATCTTCATTGCCTCTTGAGCAGATGAAGAAACCTTGGCCATTGCAGCATTTTCAAAAGCGGCTTTCGTGAAATCCAAATAATTGGTATTGCCAGCCAATGCAACGCCTTGGGCTGCACGTATGGCTGCCTCTTTAAGGCCTCCACCAGCGGGTAATAGGCCAACACCAACTTCTACCAATCCAATATAGCTTTCCATTGCAGCAACCCTGCGTGCAGATTGCAGAACTAATTCGCAGCCACCACCTAAAGCAATGCCGGAAACTGCAGCGACAACTGGTACTTGGGAATATTTGATTTTCATCATCGTGTCTTGAAATTCTTTGACGAAAGGCTCAACACCAGCAGGGCCACCTTTCATGACCATTGGCATTGCGGCTTCTAAATTGGCTCCCGCAGAGAACGGTCCACCAGGTGTGCCTAGCTTTAATGAAGTGGGTTGCCAGATCACTAAGCCCGCATAGTTTGCCTCGGCGATTTCTACAGCCTTTTGCAGGCCACTTAATACGTCTGGGCTGAAGGTATTCATCTTCGAGCGGAAGGATGCAATTAAGACTTCTGGCTGATTAGCATCGACCCAAGCGCGGAAATCTGTATTTTCGTAAATAGTAGTGCCAGCTGTTTTCGGATCAGGTGAACCATCTCCGAGTAATGGCGCTCTAAATACTTGCTTTTGATAAACCGGCAGAGAAGAGCGGGGGATGTATTTATTTTCAGAGGTAGACCATGAACCTTCGGGGGTATGGAAAGCTTGCTTATCAACTACTGGACCGCTAAATAGCCAAGCAGGCAAGGGCTCTTTGCTCAGTGTTTTGCCGGCCTCGATATCTTCTTTAATCCAGTTTGCTACTTTGGTTACCCCGGCAGCTTGCCAGTCTTCGAAGGGTCCTAAATTCCAGCCATAACCCCAGCGCATTGCAAAGTCAATCTCACGGGCAGATTGCGCAATCTCGCCGAGGTGAATGGCGCAGTAATGGAAGATATCGCGATAGATGGCCCACAAGAATTGGGCTTGCGGCTCATCGGTTTCGCGAAGTAGCTCAAGCCGTTCAGCAATAGGCTTTTTAAGAATGCGCTCAATCAGTGGTTCAATTGTTGCAGTAGAGGGCTTGTATTCACCAGTAGCGGCGTCCAATACAAGAACATTTTTGCCATCCTTGCGATAAAAACCGGCTTTGGTCTTTTGACCAAGCGCACCTTTTGCAATCAGTTGAGTAACTACCTCAGGTGTTTTAAAGATTGCCGAGAATGAGTCGCCTTGTAAAGCATTTTCCATGGTCTTAATAACATGGGCCATGGTATCGAGGCCAACAACATCACTTGTTCTAAAGGTGGCTGATTTAGCGCGACCCAACTTACTGCCGGTAATGGCATCTACTTCATCAAAACCTAGGCCAAACTTCTGTGCTTCAGCAAAGACTGCCAAAATTGAGAAAACACCTACGCGATTACCAATAAAGTTCGGTGTATCTTTAGCGCGCACAACCCCCTTACCCATTGTGGAGGTCATAAACGTTTCTAAGGCATCTAATACAGCATGATCGGTATCGGCCGCCGGAATGAGTTCTAGTAAATGCATATACCTTGGTGGGTTAAAGAAATGCACTCCGCAGAAGCGCTTCTTTAGGTCGCCTGAAAAGCCTTTGGCGAGTTCGCCAATTGGCAGGCCTGAAGTATTGGTGGCAAAAAGTGCATGCCCCGGAATATGTGGAGCTACTTTTTCATAGAGAGCATGCTTCCAATCTAGGCGCTCAGCAATCGCTTCAATAATCAGGTCGCATCCTGCCAGAAGGCCTAAGTCATCTTCGTAATTCGCCGGGATGATGAGATTGGCTTCTGAGGGCAAGCCTAAAGGGGCGGGCTTCAGTTTTTTCAGGTTCTCAATTGCTTTTATAGCAATCGCATTTTTATTAACGGGTTTACCGTCATCCGATTTGCTCGGTAAGTCAAATAGCACAACTGGAAGACCGACGTTAATGCACTGTGCAGCAATCTGAGCGCCCATAACGCCAGCACCTAAGATGGCAACTTTTTTAATAATCTTGTTATCACTCATGTTTAGTCTTTCAGAAAAAATCAGCAGGCATAGCCATTAAGGACTTAGAACCAGCGCGTGCTTGACGGATCAGCATGGCAGTCTCGGGAAGTAGTTTGTCAAAGTAGAAACGGGCAGTAGCTAGCTTTGCTTCATAAAAAGGATCTTTGCTTGCTTTATTGGCTAGAGCAATTTTTGCCATGCGTGCAAATAGGTATGAGTAAATTAAGTGACCCACCACGCGTAAGTAAGGCACTGCAGCAGCGCCAACTTCTTCATGATTCATCATCGCTTTCATGCCAATCTCTTTGGTGAGCTTTTCAACCTTGACGGCGATATCGGAAAGAGGGTCAATAAATTCTTGCATTTCTTTGCGGACACCCTCATCTTCAATAAAAGCTTCAATGATCTTGCCAAATTTGGTGAGCTTTTTGCCCATATCGCCAAGCACCTTGCGACCCAAAAGATCAAGAGATTGAATGGTATTGGTACCTTCATAAATCATATTGATGCGGGCATCACGAACGTATTGCTCCATACCCCATTCAGCGATATAGCCATGACCACCAAATACCTGCATACCTTCATTGGTTGCAGTAAATCCGTTATCAGTTAAGAAGGCCTTAATAATTGGCGTGAGAAGGGCGACCATTTCACCCGTTTCTTTGCGAACACTTTCATCTGGATGATTTAGTTCTTTATCAATCATAAGTGCAACCCAGTAAGAGAACGCTCTACCAGCTTCTGCGTAAGCCCTTTGCGTGAGCAGCATCCGGCGTACATCAGGATGAACAATAATCGGATCTGCTGCTTTTTCAGGTGCTTTGGCTCCAGTCAAGCTCCGCATCTGTAAACGCTCTTTAGCGTAAGCAACTGAGTTCTGATAGGCCACCTCAGTTAACCCAAGACTTTGCATGCCCACACCAAGACGAGCGGCATTCATCATCACGAACATTGCATTTAAACCTTTATGCGGTTCACCAACTAGGGTGCCAATTGCGCCATCAAAGTTCATGACACAGGTAGCATTGCCATGAATACCCATCTTGTGTTCAAGTGAACCACAAGAAACTGCATTGGCACTACCAATAGAGCCATCGGCACCAACCTTAAACTTCGGAACAGCAAATAAAGAGATGCCTTTGCTTCCTACAGGAGAGTCAGGTAAGCGTGCCAATACCAGATGCACAATATTTTCTGCAAGATCATGATCGCCGCTAGAGATAAAAATCTTGGTTCCAGTAATGGCGTAAGTGCCATCGGGTTGTGGTTCGGCTTTTGTCTTTAATAAACCAAGATCAGTGCCGCAATGGGGTTCTGTCAAGCACATGGTTCCAGTCCACTGGCCAGAAACTAATTTTTCTAAATAAGTTTTCTTCTGCTCCGCAGTTCCATGGGCATGTAAGCACTCATAAGCGCCATGTGAAAGGCCTGGATACATCGTCCACGATTGATTTGCAGAATTCAGTGTTTCATAAAGAACGGTATTGAGAAGTTGCGGCAATCCTTGACCACCGTATTCAGGATCGCAGGATAGGGCAGGCCAACCCCCTGCAACATACTGCTCATAGGCTTGCTTAAAGCCAGTAGGCGTTGTCACTGAGCCATCATCATGACGTGTGCAACCTTCCTTGTCACCAACCTGATTCAGGGGAAAGGCAATCTCACTTGCAAACTTACCAGCCTCCTCAATAATCTGGTTCATAGTGTCCTTATCAACATCTTGATAAGCTGGTAGGGCAGAAAACTCTTTGCCAGCATCAAGCAGTTCATGAATCACAAATTGAATATCACGCAGAGGTGGGTTGTATTGAGGCATGTCAGATCCAGAATTTAAATAATTGATTAAATGAGAAAAGAAAGTAATGGATGTAAAAAGAAAGTTAAATAAAGAAGTTAAATAAGAAAGTCAAATAGAGAAGACGACTATTTAATTACTTGTTGAGCAAGAAAAACATTTTTAATGAGTTTTTTGGCTAAGCTAAGGCTTTTGGGATTCTGTAAAAATCTCGAGTCGTGATGGGCTCCAAGCACAATGCTGTAAAGGTTAAAAAGCATTTCTTGGGGAACCACGGACTTCTTGAGATCGCCAGCAGCAATAGATTCTTTGATAGCCCGCAAAAGAGCAGAGCGCCAATCTTCGACGCTGCGAACTAATTCATCACGAACTATTCCGGGGCGGTCATCAAATTCAGCAGCGCCAGCAATAAAGAAGCAGCTAGAAGTGTTTGCGCCAACACTCATTTTGATCCAAGCATCGATCATGTAGCGCAAACGAGGCAATCCTTTAGTCTTAGTTAGGGCGGGAATAAAAACAATTGCAGAGAAATATTCGTAGTACTTACGAATCACTTCAATTTGAAGTTCCTCACGTGAACCGAAGTGGGCGAAGACGCCGCTCTTGCTCATGCCAACGGTTTCAGCTAAACGGCCAATTGTGATGCCCTCTAAACCCGACTTGCTAGCAATATCCAAAGCGGCTTGCAAAATGACAGATTTTGTTGCCAAACCTTTTTTGGGTTCAGCAGTCAAAGCTGGAGAACTAGACCTTGTATCAAGCATGGATATCAATAATTACTGATTTTGTTGTAAAAATAATACGATCGTTCGTTTATATTACAACAATATGAAATCGTCTAGAACCCCATCAAATAAGGCCTCTGTAATTCCTACTATCTATAGGGCTAAGTAATTTATTGCATTGCAAAATAAATAAAGGGAAAACCCGAGATACAAAGGCTAATGAATCTAATTAAGATTCATGAAGTTGTTTTAGATTAATTAGAAAAACCAAACACAGGAAGACATATGAAAACAGTAAAGATCAGCGCCTTAGCTTTAGCAATGGCTGGAGTATTCGCAACAAGTGCACATGCACAGTCAGCAAAGACCAATGCTTGGGAAGGTTTTTATGCTGAGGCAGCAGTAGGATATGCAGCATTTAGCCCAACAGTCACTGGAGCTAGATTGGCTCCCACTGGATATCCTGCTGGGGTTACTGTTCCTGTAGCTACATCTACTACCGATCTAAATACTGCTACTAATAAATTAGGTGTTGGCTATAACTATGGAATTAATGATAAGTTCACCCTAGGTCTTGCTGCAAGCTACGCTATCGGAGCTTCATCGGCTGCAGGCGGAACTTTTAATGCGGGTACAGGCCCAAAGTGGTTTAATTATCAATTGAAGAATATCTGGTCTGTAACCCTAAATCCGGGTTATGTCATCGATAAAGATAGTTTGGTTTACGGCAAGGTAGGTGCAACAGGAAACACAATGGGTTTAAATGGTCAAACTGCAAACTACCAAACCAATAATTTCACGGGATATGTCCTTGGTTTGGGTTATAAGCAAATGGTTACCCAATCTATTTACTTGCTCGGAGAAGTTAATTATGCGAGTCTCAGCTCTAAGACGGCAACATTGGCAACAAGTAGCGGTCCTATAACTGCTAATTTGGGCGGTTCTGGCTACGACTTTATCGTCGGTCTCGGCTACCGCTTCTAGTATTTGTTGTAATCAATTAAGTCAAAGCCCTCTCGTTGTAGAGGGCTTTTTCTTTTTGAAATTAGATGTTGCTGTGTTTAGAATGGATTATGCAGATTTAGTAATCTGACTATAAATAAAAATAATTCGAGACTGAAAATAACTTCATGGTTAATCCTACAAAACCCTGGTTAAAGAACTATCCTGAGGGCGTTCCTCACGAGGTTGACATCTCGGGTTATAACTCTTTGCTTGATATGTTTGAAGAAGCATTTGAGCGTTATCCAAATCGTCAAGCATGTGAGTACCTAGATAAGTTTCTAACGTATCGAGATCTAGACCAACATTCCAAACATTTTGCTTCATATTTGCAGAACTTAGGTCTGGAGCCCGGGTCTCGTATTGCCATCATGCTTCCAAACGTATTGCAGTTTCAGATTGCAATGTTAGGCATTCTTCGTGCGGGATTTGTGGTGGTTAACGTCAACCCACTTTACACATCGCGTGAATTAGAGCATCAACTCAAAGATAGTGGTGCATCAGCCATTGTTATTCTGGAAAACTTTGCACACGTTTACCAACAGATTGCTGCTAACGTTCCATTGAAGCAAACCATCGTTACTTCAATGGGTGAAATGATTGGTCTAAAAGGTGCAATCGTGAACTTGGTTGTGCGCAAGGTTAAGAAATTGGTGCCTGCATGGGATTTACCGGGACACATTACTTTCTTGGCTGCTTTAGCCGATGGTAGTCGTCATCGCTGGAATAAACCTAAGACAACTTTGGAAGATATTGCCTTTTTGCAATACACCGGAGGTACCACGGGATTGTCTAAAGGTGCCATTCTCCTTCACAGAAATATCCTTGCCAATGTCTTGCAGACAGAGCTATGGCTCGAGCCAGGATTAAAACGTAAGCATGTTGATCAATTGGTATTTCTGTGTGCGCTACCGATGTATCACATCTTTGCGTTAACGGCCTGTTCAGTTCTAGGGATGCGCAAGGGCGGTCTGTTAATTTTGGTTCCCAATCCTAGAGACTTTGATGGTTTCATCAAGCTTTTGCAGAAGCACCCCAATATCAATATCTTCCCGGGGGTGAATACTTTATTTAATGCGCTCATGCATAAACCCGCATTTGCTGCAGTGAAGTTCCCTAATATTTTAGCAACTATCGGTGGTGGTATGGCTATGCAAAAGGTCGTCGCTGATCAATGGCAGGCTATGACTGGTGCACCTATTGCAGAAGGTTATGGCCTCTCAGAAACTTCTCCTGTAGCTTGTGTGAACTCCCCATTAATAGAGAGCTTTACAGGCTATATTGGTCTGCCAGTTCCAAGCACCGAAGTGCAAATTCTGAATGATGATGGTGTCGAGGTGCCTTTTGGAACGCCTGGTGAGATTTGCATTCGGGGTCCACAGGTGATGGCTGGTTACTGGAATAAGCCAGAAGAAACTAAGAATGTGATGACGCCTGATGGATTCTTTAAGTCGGGTGATATTGGCATCATGAATGCAGATGGACTAACGAAGATTGTTGACCGCAAAAAAGATATGGTTCTAGTCTCTGGATTCAACGTTTACCCAAATGAAGTGGAAGAAGTGCTGTCGCTCATTCCGGGGGTATTGGAGTGCGCAGTCATTGGCGTGCCAGATGAAGAATCGGGCGAAGCTGTCAAGGCATTCATTGTGAAACAAGATTCGTCCCTCACAGAAGAGGCCGTATTGGCGTTCTGCAAGGAGAATCTCACGAACTATAAACGCCCCAAACATATCGTCTTCCGTGCTGATCTGCCGAAAACGAACGTTGGCAAAATCTTGAGACGTGAATTACGAGATTTATAAAGCATCCAAGAAATCGGCTTGATAAGAGAGGTGCCCTAACTTTTAGGGGCGCTCAACTTGTAAAGGCTAGTCATTTAAAATACATTTTTAATTACATATTAGTAAAAATATTATCGTGATTCTTTGGCTTAAATCTTTAATGTTTTATCTATTTGGTTTCACTTCGGTGACCCTTTATGCCTCAGTCATTATTCTGGCGATCCCATTTACCAGTCGACATACTCGCTACAACATCGGCGTAGCTTGGTGTCACTTGATCCAGAATGTGTTGTCAGTCTTGTGTGGCATTCGGTCAAAAATTGAAGGCTTGGAAAACATTCCAAAAGATCCCAATAAGCCATTAATTGTTTTGGGTAAACATCAGTCTGCCTGGGAAACCTTTGTATACCCAGCAATTTTTCCTAAAGAGCTTTGCTTTGTATTCAAGAGAGAGCTCTTATACGTGCCATTCTTTGGATGGGCTTTGTCTTCGCTGCGAATGATTCATATCAATCGTGGCGATCGTGAAAACGCAAGAGCAGCAGTTGCTGCTCAAGGCAAGGTAGTATTGAAGGAGGGTAGATGGATTGCGATTTTCCCAGAGGGCACGCGCACTCCACGTGGATCTTTTAAGCCTTATCGTAAGGGCGGTGTGCGCCTTGCTATTAGCACGCAAACTGATATTCTGCCGGTGGCGCAAAACTCTGGTGCTATATGGCCGAGAAAGACATTTCTCAAGAAGCCCGGATTAATCACGTTGTCCATTGGACCTGTGATTTCTGTTCAAGGCAAAACTGAAGAGCAGTTGCAATTAGAAGTAGAGGCTTGGATTGAAGGTGAAATGCGCCGACTAGATGCGTCAGCTTATGTAAACCAATAAAAGTAAAAGTACTGGTTATTTCACTTCATCTTCTTGCGTATATATAAAGTCTTCGTAATACGCGCAACGACATCTTCTTCCTTGTCTTTAACATCCACAACAAAGTCTTTGTAGATTTTATTGCCAGGCTCTGCAGCGCTGATGATGTCATCAATTTCTTGTTGAGTGACTTCAAAGGAGGCATGCACAGTGCCTTTACCAGGCTTAAGAAATTCAATCTTCGCCGCTTGATCCCAAACGATGTAGCCCTTGCCGATATTCTGCGACACCATCATCATGAAGAAGGGGTCAGTCATTGCAAATAGACTGCCGCCAAAGTGAACACCCACGATATTGCGATTCAATAAGCCATGCTTTAGGCGAACCTTGGCATGCCTAAAATCTTTCGAGATTTTTTCAACAGTAATTCCAGCCCCCAGAAACGGAGGCCATAGATTCATTCCTCTGCGAAGTAGATTGGCATTAATCACTGAATCAATTTCTATTGATTTTTACTTCGACTGCGGCGTCTTGCCAATCATCTTGGCTGATCTTAAGAAATCAAAATCCACACCTTGATCTGCCTGCGTCACGGTATCTAGAAAAAGCTTTTTATACCCACGCTCGGCAGTTGGGGTAGTAATAGGGTTATCTTTCATGCGCTTGGCAAGTTCTTCATCCGAAATCAGTAGGCTAATCTCCCGATTTTTCACACTCAATCGAATGCGATCACCGTTGCGTACTTGCGCTAAAGGGCCGCCAATTGCAGATTCAGGTGTAACGTGCAACACAATCGTGCCAAAGGCGGTACCACTCATACGTCCATCAGAGATGCGTACGATGTCTTTCACGCCAGCTCTTGCTAACTTCATCGGAATTGGGATGTAACCCGCCTCAGGCATGCCAGGAGCACCTTTAGGTCCAATATTCTTTAATACCAAGATATCGTCAGCAGTGACATCCAAATCTGGACTGTCAATGCGGTTCGCTAAATCAGCGGCATCTTCAAAAACTACGGCACGACCTTCATGCTCCATCAACTTCTCATCGGCAGCAGACTGTTTAATGATGGCGCCACCGGGTGCAAGATTGCCATGCAATACAGCAATACTACCGCGTGGATAAATAGGCTTATTAAAAGGACGAACGACATCTTGTTTAAAACTAGGAAGAGCCGCATCAATTTCTTCGCCGAGTGTTCTGCCTGAAACGGTCATTGCATCTAGCTTCAATAATGGCTTGAGCTCACGAAGCAGGGTAGTCATACCCCCTGCATCATGAAAGTTCTCCATGTAATGATCGCCGGAAGGTTTTAAATCCACTAGAACCGGAGTCTCATCACCCATCTTATCAAGGGCATCCAAATCAATCTCAAGCCCCATGCGTCCTGCAATCGCTGCAAGGTGAACAATGCCATTAGTGGAGCCGCCAATGGCAAGTAAAACGCGCATTGCATTTTCAAAGGCATCAGCAGTTAAGATTTTGTCGATCGTTAATCCCTCTTTAGCCATCTTCACTGCACAAGTGCCAGTTTCTTCCGCGATACGGATGCGATCTGCAGTTACTG includes:
- a CDS encoding DUF2147 domain-containing protein; translated protein: MLKKQFMLSACFLGLLTGNAYAQAADPAVGVWKTIDDKTNEPSSLIKIDEVNGKLEGTIIKTFPKPNEKPLVYCTLCKDDRKDKPILGMKIMTDLKRDKLGVWSDGRILDPEEGEIYRVKIATEDGKKMDVRGYIGVPLLGRTQVWYKAKQ
- a CDS encoding acetyl-CoA C-acyltransferase — translated: MKNLQDAYIVAATRSAVGRSGRGALKNTRPDDLLGNALQHVLTQVPTLDPKAIEDAIIGCAMPEAQQGLNVARIGLLLGGLPNTVGGITVNRFCSSGLNAIAMAADRIRVGEADVMIAGGVESMSMVPMGGNSPSMSPEIFMGDENIGIAYGMGLTAEKVAQQWKISREDQDAFAFNSHQKAMAAQAAGEFNSEIFPVKVAQRSMNLDKGEVEVQWREFIKDEGPRVDTSLEGLAKLKSPFAARGSVTAGNSSQTSDGVGTLILASEKAIKTFGLTPLARFVSFAVKGVPPEIMGIGPKEAIPAALKLAGLNLQDLDWIELNEAFAAQSLAVIRDLGLDQSKVNPLGSAIALGHPLGATGAIRAATAIHALQRRKLKHAMVTMCVGTGMGAAGIFERC
- a CDS encoding 3-hydroxyacyl-CoA dehydrogenase/enoyl-CoA hydratase family protein, encoding MSDNKIIKKVAILGAGVMGAQIAAQCINVGLPVVLFDLPSKSDDGKPVNKNAIAIKAIENLKKLKPAPLGLPSEANLIIPANYEDDLGLLAGCDLIIEAIAERLDWKHALYEKVAPHIPGHALFATNTSGLPIGELAKGFSGDLKKRFCGVHFFNPPRYMHLLELIPAADTDHAVLDALETFMTSTMGKGVVRAKDTPNFIGNRVGVFSILAVFAEAQKFGLGFDEVDAITGSKLGRAKSATFRTSDVVGLDTMAHVIKTMENALQGDSFSAIFKTPEVVTQLIAKGALGQKTKAGFYRKDGKNVLVLDAATGEYKPSTATIEPLIERILKKPIAERLELLRETDEPQAQFLWAIYRDIFHYCAIHLGEIAQSAREIDFAMRWGYGWNLGPFEDWQAAGVTKVANWIKEDIEAGKTLSKEPLPAWLFSGPVVDKQAFHTPEGSWSTSENKYIPRSSLPVYQKQVFRAPLLGDGSPDPKTAGTTIYENTDFRAWVDANQPEVLIASFRSKMNTFSPDVLSGLQKAVEIAEANYAGLVIWQPTSLKLGTPGGPFSAGANLEAAMPMVMKGGPAGVEPFVKEFQDTMMKIKYSQVPVVAAVSGIALGGGCELVLQSARRVAAMESYIGLVEVGVGLLPAGGGLKEAAIRAAQGVALAGNTNYLDFTKAAFENAAMAKVSSSAQEAMKMAYLQKGDIIVPNVYELLALAQDQVKAMRYSGYRPPIPTLIPVGGRSVAATVMGQVVNMRDGGFISEHDAHIAKKIIDIITGGDVDAGTLVTEDWLLKLERQAFVELIGHPKSMERIMGILQTGKPVRN
- a CDS encoding acyl-CoA dehydrogenase C-terminal domain-containing protein: MPQYNPPLRDIQFVIHELLDAGKEFSALPAYQDVDKDTMNQIIEEAGKFASEIAFPLNQVGDKEGCTRHDDGSVTTPTGFKQAYEQYVAGGWPALSCDPEYGGQGLPQLLNTVLYETLNSANQSWTMYPGLSHGAYECLHAHGTAEQKKTYLEKLVSGQWTGTMCLTEPHCGTDLGLLKTKAEPQPDGTYAITGTKIFISSGDHDLAENIVHLVLARLPDSPVGSKGISLFAVPKFKVGADGSIGSANAVSCGSLEHKMGIHGNATCVMNFDGAIGTLVGEPHKGLNAMFVMMNAARLGVGMQSLGLTEVAYQNSVAYAKERLQMRSLTGAKAPEKAADPIIVHPDVRRMLLTQRAYAEAGRAFSYWVALMIDKELNHPDESVRKETGEMVALLTPIIKAFLTDNGFTATNEGMQVFGGHGYIAEWGMEQYVRDARINMIYEGTNTIQSLDLLGRKVLGDMGKKLTKFGKIIEAFIEDEGVRKEMQEFIDPLSDIAVKVEKLTKEIGMKAMMNHEEVGAAAVPYLRVVGHLIYSYLFARMAKIALANKASKDPFYEAKLATARFYFDKLLPETAMLIRQARAGSKSLMAMPADFF
- a CDS encoding TetR/AcrR family transcriptional regulator, whose amino-acid sequence is MLDTRSSSPALTAEPKKGLATKSVILQAALDIASKSGLEGITIGRLAETVGMSKSGVFAHFGSREELQIEVIRKYYEYFSAIVFIPALTKTKGLPRLRYMIDAWIKMSVGANTSSCFFIAGAAEFDDRPGIVRDELVRSVEDWRSALLRAIKESIAAGDLKKSVVPQEMLFNLYSIVLGAHHDSRFLQNPKSLSLAKKLIKNVFLAQQVIK
- a CDS encoding outer membrane protein; translation: MKTVKISALALAMAGVFATSAHAQSAKTNAWEGFYAEAAVGYAAFSPTVTGARLAPTGYPAGVTVPVATSTTDLNTATNKLGVGYNYGINDKFTLGLAASYAIGASSAAGGTFNAGTGPKWFNYQLKNIWSVTLNPGYVIDKDSLVYGKVGATGNTMGLNGQTANYQTNNFTGYVLGLGYKQMVTQSIYLLGEVNYASLSSKTATLATSSGPITANLGGSGYDFIVGLGYRF
- a CDS encoding long-chain-fatty-acid--CoA ligase; protein product: MVNPTKPWLKNYPEGVPHEVDISGYNSLLDMFEEAFERYPNRQACEYLDKFLTYRDLDQHSKHFASYLQNLGLEPGSRIAIMLPNVLQFQIAMLGILRAGFVVVNVNPLYTSRELEHQLKDSGASAIVILENFAHVYQQIAANVPLKQTIVTSMGEMIGLKGAIVNLVVRKVKKLVPAWDLPGHITFLAALADGSRHRWNKPKTTLEDIAFLQYTGGTTGLSKGAILLHRNILANVLQTELWLEPGLKRKHVDQLVFLCALPMYHIFALTACSVLGMRKGGLLILVPNPRDFDGFIKLLQKHPNINIFPGVNTLFNALMHKPAFAAVKFPNILATIGGGMAMQKVVADQWQAMTGAPIAEGYGLSETSPVACVNSPLIESFTGYIGLPVPSTEVQILNDDGVEVPFGTPGEICIRGPQVMAGYWNKPEETKNVMTPDGFFKSGDIGIMNADGLTKIVDRKKDMVLVSGFNVYPNEVEEVLSLIPGVLECAVIGVPDEESGEAVKAFIVKQDSSLTEEAVLAFCKENLTNYKRPKHIVFRADLPKTNVGKILRRELRDL
- a CDS encoding 1-acyl-sn-glycerol-3-phosphate acyltransferase → MLWLKSLMFYLFGFTSVTLYASVIILAIPFTSRHTRYNIGVAWCHLIQNVLSVLCGIRSKIEGLENIPKDPNKPLIVLGKHQSAWETFVYPAIFPKELCFVFKRELLYVPFFGWALSSLRMIHINRGDRENARAAVAAQGKVVLKEGRWIAIFPEGTRTPRGSFKPYRKGGVRLAISTQTDILPVAQNSGAIWPRKTFLKKPGLITLSIGPVISVQGKTEEQLQLEVEAWIEGEMRRLDASAYVNQ
- a CDS encoding DUF4442 domain-containing protein — translated: MNLWPPFLGAGITVEKISKDFRHAKVRLKHGLLNRNIVGVHFGGSLFAMTDPFFMMMVSQNIGKGYIVWDQAAKIEFLKPGKGTVHASFEVTQQEIDDIISAAEPGNKIYKDFVVDVKDKEEDVVARITKTLYIRKKMK